A window of the Lagenorhynchus albirostris chromosome 1, mLagAlb1.1, whole genome shotgun sequence genome harbors these coding sequences:
- the ZC3H14 gene encoding zinc finger CCCH domain-containing protein 14 isoform X6, whose amino-acid sequence MEIGTEISRKIRSAIKGKLQELGAYVDEELPDYIMVMVANKKSQDQMTEDLSLFLGNNTIRFTVWLHGVLDKLRSVTTDPSSLKSSDTNIFDSNVPSNKSSFSRGDERRHEAAVPPLAVSSTRPEKRESRVSTSSQEQKATNVRQTYDDGAATRLMSTVKPLREPAPSEDVIDIKPEPDDLIDEDLNFVQENPLSQKKPTVTLTYGSSRPSIEIYRPPASRNADSGAHLNRLQFQQQQNSIHAAKQLDIQTSRIYETGRLCEPEVLNSLEETYSPFFRNSSEKMSIEEENFRKRKLPVVSSVVKVKKFNHDGEEEEEDDDCGSRTGSISSSVSVPAKPERRPSLPPSKQANKNLILKAISEAQESVTKTTNYSAGTQQRQLLSRLQIDPVMAETLQISQDYYDMESMVHADTRSFILKKPKLSEEIVVAPNQESGMKTADTLRVLSGHLMQTRDLVQPDKPASPKFIVTLDGVPSPPGYMSDQEEDMSFEGMRPAHHTAASHEGLAGLLHPQQLHLLSRQLEDPDGSFTNAEMSELSVAQKPEKLLERCKYWPACKNGDECAYHHPVSPCKAFPNCKFAEKCLFVHPNCKYDAKCTKPECPFTHMSRRIPVLPPKPAVTTPAPPSSSQLCRYFPACKKMECPFYHPKHCRFNTQCTRPDCTFYHPTITVPPRHALKWIRPQTSE is encoded by the exons atGAAGAACTTCCTGATTACATTATGGTGATGGTGGCCAACAAGAAAAGTCAGGACCAAATGACAGAGGACCTGTCCCTGTTTCTAGGGAACAACACAATTCGATTCACCGTATG gcttCATGGTGTATTAGATAAACTTCGTTCTGTAACAACTG acCCCTCTAGTCTAAAGTCTTCCGATACCAACATCTTTGATAGTAATGTACCTTCAAACAAGAGCAGTTTCAGTCGAGGAGATGAGAGAAGGCATGAAGCTGCAGTGCCACCTCTTGCAGTTTCCAGCACTAGACCTGAAAAAAGAGAATCGAGGGTTTCTACAAGTTCACAGGAGCAGAAGGCTACTAATGTCAG aCAGACTTATGATGATGGAGCTGCAACCCGACTAATGTCAACAGTGAAACCTTTGAGGGAGCCAGCACCCTCTGAAGATGTGATTGATATTAAGCCAGAACCAGATGATCTCATTGATGAAGATCTCAATTTTGTTCAGGAGAATCCCTTATCTCAGAAAAAACCTACAGTGACACTTACGTATGGTTCTTCTCGCCCTTCTATTGAAATTTATCGACCACCTGCAAGTCGAAATGCAGACAGTGGTGCTCATTTAAACAGGTTGCAGTTTCAGCAGCAGCAAAACAGTATTCATGCTGCCAAGCAACTCGATATTCAGACTAGCCGGATATATGAAACAGGACGTTTGTGTGAACCAGAAGTGCTTAACAGCTTAGAAGAGACTTATAGTCCCTTCTTCAGAAACAGCTCAGAAAAGATGAGCATTGAG GAAGAAAACTTTCGGAAGAGAAAGTTGCCTGTGGTAAGTTCAgttgttaaagtaaaaaaattcaatcatgatggagaagaggaggaggaagatgatgaTTGTGGGTCCCGTACAGGAAGCATCTCCAGCAGTGTGTCAGTGCCAGCGAAACCTGAACGGAG ACCTTCACTTCCACCTTCCAAACAAGCTAACAAGAATCTAATTTTGAAGGCTATATCTGAAGCTCAAGAATCCGTAACAAAAACAACTAACTACTCTGCAG GAACTCAACAGAGGCAATTGTTATCCCGACTGCAAATTGACCCAGTAatggcagaaactctgcagatcAGTCAAG ATTACTATGACATGGAATCCATGGTCCATGCAGACACAAGATCATTTATTCTGAAGAAGCCAAAGCTGTCTGAGGAAATAGTAGTGGCACCAAACCAAGAGTCGGGGATGAAGACTGCAGATACCCTTCGGGTACTTTCAGGACACCTTATGCAGACACG AGATCTTGTACAACCAGATAAACCTGCAAGTCCCAAGTTTATAGTGACGCTGGATGGTGTCCCCAGCCCCCCAGGATACATGTCAGATCAAGAGGAGGACATGAGCTTTGAAGGAATGAGACCCGCACACCACACTGCAGCCTCACACGAGGGACTCGCGGGTCTCCTCCACCCACAGCAGTTGCACTTGCTGAGCAGGCAGCTTGAGGACCCAGATGGTAGCTTTACAAACG CTGAGATGAGTGAACTGAGTGTGGCACAGAAACCAGAAAAGCTTTTGGAGCGCTGCAAGTACTGGCCTGCCTGTAAAAATGGGGATGAGTGTGCTTACCATCATCCTGTGTCGCCTTGCAA agCCTTCCCCAATTGTAAATTCGCtgaaaaatgtttgtttgttcatCCAAATTGTAAATATGATGCAAAATGTACTAAACCAGAGTGTCCCTTCACTCATATGAGTAGAAGAATTCCAGTACTGCCTCCAAAACCAG CAGTTACAACACCAGCACCACCTTCTAGTAGTCAGCTCTGCCGTTACTTCCCTGCTTGTAAGAAAATGGAATGTCCCTTCTATCATCCAAAA CACTGTAGATTTAACACTCAGTGTACAAGACCTGACTGTACCTTTTATCATCCCACCATTACTGTACCACCACGACATGCCTTGAAATGGATTCGACCTCAAACCAG TGAATGA
- the ZC3H14 gene encoding zinc finger CCCH domain-containing protein 14 isoform X5 translates to MEIGTEISRKIRSAIKGKLQELGAYVDPSSLKSSDTNIFDSNVPSNKSSFSRGDERRHEAAVPPLAVSSTRPEKRESRVSTSSQEQKATNVRQTYDDGAATRLMSTVKPLREPAPSEDVIDIKPEPDDLIDEDLNFVQENPLSQKKPTVTLTYGSSRPSIEIYRPPASRNADSGAHLNRLQFQQQQNSIHAAKQLDIQTSRIYETGRLCEPEVLNSLEETYSPFFRNSSEKMSIEEENFRKRKLPVVSSVVKVKKFNHDGEEEEEDDDCGSRTGSISSSVSVPAKPERRPSLPPSKQANKNLILKAISEAQESVTKTTNYSAVSQKQTLPVAPRTRTSQEELLAEMVQGQSRAPRMSSPIKEEETKGDNIDKSQGTQQRQLLSRLQIDPVMAETLQISQDYYDMESMVHADTRSFILKKPKLSEEIVVAPNQESGMKTADTLRVLSGHLMQTRDLVQPDKPASPKFIVTLDGVPSPPGYMSDQEEDMSFEGMRPAHHTAASHEGLAGLLHPQQLHLLSRQLEDPDGSFTNAEMSELSVAQKPEKLLERCKYWPACKNGDECAYHHPVSPCKAFPNCKFAEKCLFVHPNCKYDAKCTKPECPFTHMSRRIPVLPPKPAVTTPAPPSSSQLCRYFPACKKMECPFYHPKHCRFNTQCTRPDCTFYHPTITVPPRHALKWIRPQTSE, encoded by the exons acCCCTCTAGTCTAAAGTCTTCCGATACCAACATCTTTGATAGTAATGTACCTTCAAACAAGAGCAGTTTCAGTCGAGGAGATGAGAGAAGGCATGAAGCTGCAGTGCCACCTCTTGCAGTTTCCAGCACTAGACCTGAAAAAAGAGAATCGAGGGTTTCTACAAGTTCACAGGAGCAGAAGGCTACTAATGTCAG aCAGACTTATGATGATGGAGCTGCAACCCGACTAATGTCAACAGTGAAACCTTTGAGGGAGCCAGCACCCTCTGAAGATGTGATTGATATTAAGCCAGAACCAGATGATCTCATTGATGAAGATCTCAATTTTGTTCAGGAGAATCCCTTATCTCAGAAAAAACCTACAGTGACACTTACGTATGGTTCTTCTCGCCCTTCTATTGAAATTTATCGACCACCTGCAAGTCGAAATGCAGACAGTGGTGCTCATTTAAACAGGTTGCAGTTTCAGCAGCAGCAAAACAGTATTCATGCTGCCAAGCAACTCGATATTCAGACTAGCCGGATATATGAAACAGGACGTTTGTGTGAACCAGAAGTGCTTAACAGCTTAGAAGAGACTTATAGTCCCTTCTTCAGAAACAGCTCAGAAAAGATGAGCATTGAG GAAGAAAACTTTCGGAAGAGAAAGTTGCCTGTGGTAAGTTCAgttgttaaagtaaaaaaattcaatcatgatggagaagaggaggaggaagatgatgaTTGTGGGTCCCGTACAGGAAGCATCTCCAGCAGTGTGTCAGTGCCAGCGAAACCTGAACGGAG ACCTTCACTTCCACCTTCCAAACAAGCTAACAAGAATCTAATTTTGAAGGCTATATCTGAAGCTCAAGAATCCGTAACAAAAACAACTAACTACTCTGCAG TCTCACAGAAACAGACACTTCCAGTTGCCCCCAGAACTCGAACTTCTCAAGAAGAATTGCTAGCAGAAATGGTCCAGGGGCAAAGCAGGGCTCCCAGAATGAGTTCCCCcattaaagaagaggaaacaaaaggAGATAATATAGACAAAAGTCAAG GAACTCAACAGAGGCAATTGTTATCCCGACTGCAAATTGACCCAGTAatggcagaaactctgcagatcAGTCAAG ATTACTATGACATGGAATCCATGGTCCATGCAGACACAAGATCATTTATTCTGAAGAAGCCAAAGCTGTCTGAGGAAATAGTAGTGGCACCAAACCAAGAGTCGGGGATGAAGACTGCAGATACCCTTCGGGTACTTTCAGGACACCTTATGCAGACACG AGATCTTGTACAACCAGATAAACCTGCAAGTCCCAAGTTTATAGTGACGCTGGATGGTGTCCCCAGCCCCCCAGGATACATGTCAGATCAAGAGGAGGACATGAGCTTTGAAGGAATGAGACCCGCACACCACACTGCAGCCTCACACGAGGGACTCGCGGGTCTCCTCCACCCACAGCAGTTGCACTTGCTGAGCAGGCAGCTTGAGGACCCAGATGGTAGCTTTACAAACG CTGAGATGAGTGAACTGAGTGTGGCACAGAAACCAGAAAAGCTTTTGGAGCGCTGCAAGTACTGGCCTGCCTGTAAAAATGGGGATGAGTGTGCTTACCATCATCCTGTGTCGCCTTGCAA agCCTTCCCCAATTGTAAATTCGCtgaaaaatgtttgtttgttcatCCAAATTGTAAATATGATGCAAAATGTACTAAACCAGAGTGTCCCTTCACTCATATGAGTAGAAGAATTCCAGTACTGCCTCCAAAACCAG CAGTTACAACACCAGCACCACCTTCTAGTAGTCAGCTCTGCCGTTACTTCCCTGCTTGTAAGAAAATGGAATGTCCCTTCTATCATCCAAAA CACTGTAGATTTAACACTCAGTGTACAAGACCTGACTGTACCTTTTATCATCCCACCATTACTGTACCACCACGACATGCCTTGAAATGGATTCGACCTCAAACCAG TGAATGA
- the ZC3H14 gene encoding zinc finger CCCH domain-containing protein 14 isoform X14 translates to MEIGTEISRKIRSAIKGKLQELGAYVDEELPDYIMVMVANKKSQDQMTEDLSLFLGNNTIRFTVWLHGVLDKLRSVTTDPSSLKSSDTNIFDSNVPSNKSSFSRGDERRHEAAVPPLAVSSTRPEKRESRVSTSSQEQKATNVRQTYDDGAATRLMSTVKPLREPAPSEDVIDIKPEPDDLIDEDLNFVQENPLSQKKPTVTLTYGSSRPSIEIYRPPASRNADSGAHLNRLQFQQQQNSIHAAKQLDIQTSRIYETGRLCEPEVLNSLEETYSPFFRNSSEKMSIEEENFRKRKLPVVSSVVKVKKFNHDGEEEEEDDDCGSRTGSISSSVSVPAKPERRPSLPPSKQANKNLILKAISEAQESVTKTTNYSAGTQQRQLLSRLQIDPVMAETLQISQAEMSELSVAQKPEKLLERCKYWPACKNGDECAYHHPVSPCKAFPNCKFAEKCLFVHPNCKYDAKCTKPECPFTHMSRRIPVLPPKPAVTTPAPPSSSQLCRYFPACKKMECPFYHPKHCRFNTQCTRPDCTFYHPTITVPPRHALKWIRPQTSE, encoded by the exons atGAAGAACTTCCTGATTACATTATGGTGATGGTGGCCAACAAGAAAAGTCAGGACCAAATGACAGAGGACCTGTCCCTGTTTCTAGGGAACAACACAATTCGATTCACCGTATG gcttCATGGTGTATTAGATAAACTTCGTTCTGTAACAACTG acCCCTCTAGTCTAAAGTCTTCCGATACCAACATCTTTGATAGTAATGTACCTTCAAACAAGAGCAGTTTCAGTCGAGGAGATGAGAGAAGGCATGAAGCTGCAGTGCCACCTCTTGCAGTTTCCAGCACTAGACCTGAAAAAAGAGAATCGAGGGTTTCTACAAGTTCACAGGAGCAGAAGGCTACTAATGTCAG aCAGACTTATGATGATGGAGCTGCAACCCGACTAATGTCAACAGTGAAACCTTTGAGGGAGCCAGCACCCTCTGAAGATGTGATTGATATTAAGCCAGAACCAGATGATCTCATTGATGAAGATCTCAATTTTGTTCAGGAGAATCCCTTATCTCAGAAAAAACCTACAGTGACACTTACGTATGGTTCTTCTCGCCCTTCTATTGAAATTTATCGACCACCTGCAAGTCGAAATGCAGACAGTGGTGCTCATTTAAACAGGTTGCAGTTTCAGCAGCAGCAAAACAGTATTCATGCTGCCAAGCAACTCGATATTCAGACTAGCCGGATATATGAAACAGGACGTTTGTGTGAACCAGAAGTGCTTAACAGCTTAGAAGAGACTTATAGTCCCTTCTTCAGAAACAGCTCAGAAAAGATGAGCATTGAG GAAGAAAACTTTCGGAAGAGAAAGTTGCCTGTGGTAAGTTCAgttgttaaagtaaaaaaattcaatcatgatggagaagaggaggaggaagatgatgaTTGTGGGTCCCGTACAGGAAGCATCTCCAGCAGTGTGTCAGTGCCAGCGAAACCTGAACGGAG ACCTTCACTTCCACCTTCCAAACAAGCTAACAAGAATCTAATTTTGAAGGCTATATCTGAAGCTCAAGAATCCGTAACAAAAACAACTAACTACTCTGCAG GAACTCAACAGAGGCAATTGTTATCCCGACTGCAAATTGACCCAGTAatggcagaaactctgcagatcAGTCAAG CTGAGATGAGTGAACTGAGTGTGGCACAGAAACCAGAAAAGCTTTTGGAGCGCTGCAAGTACTGGCCTGCCTGTAAAAATGGGGATGAGTGTGCTTACCATCATCCTGTGTCGCCTTGCAA agCCTTCCCCAATTGTAAATTCGCtgaaaaatgtttgtttgttcatCCAAATTGTAAATATGATGCAAAATGTACTAAACCAGAGTGTCCCTTCACTCATATGAGTAGAAGAATTCCAGTACTGCCTCCAAAACCAG CAGTTACAACACCAGCACCACCTTCTAGTAGTCAGCTCTGCCGTTACTTCCCTGCTTGTAAGAAAATGGAATGTCCCTTCTATCATCCAAAA CACTGTAGATTTAACACTCAGTGTACAAGACCTGACTGTACCTTTTATCATCCCACCATTACTGTACCACCACGACATGCCTTGAAATGGATTCGACCTCAAACCAG TGAATGA
- the ZC3H14 gene encoding zinc finger CCCH domain-containing protein 14 isoform X10: MEIGTEISRKIRSAIKGKLQELGAYVDEELPDYIMVMVANKKSQDQMTEDLSLFLGNNTIRFTVWLHGVLDKLRSVTTDPSSLKSSDTNIFDSNVPSNKSSFSRGDERRHEAAVPPLAVSSTRPEKRESRVSTSSQEQKATNVRQTYDDGAATRLMSTVKPLREPAPSEDVIDIKPEPDDLIDEDLNFVQENPLSQKKPTVTLTYGSSRPSIEIYRPPASRNADSGAHLNRLQFQQQQNSIHAAKQLDIQTSRIYETGRLCEPEVLNSLEETYSPFFRNSSEKMSIEEENFRKRKLPVVSSVVKVKKFNHDGEEEEEDDDCGSRTGSISSSVSVPAKPERRPSLPPSKQANKNLILKAISEAQESVTKTTNYSAVSQKQTLPVAPRTRTSQEELLAEMVQGQSRAPRMSSPIKEEETKGDNIDKSQGTQQRQLLSRLQIDPVMAETLQISQAEMSELSVAQKPEKLLERCKYWPACKNGDECAYHHPVSPCKAFPNCKFAEKCLFVHPNCKYDAKCTKPECPFTHMSRRIPVLPPKPVTTPAPPSSSQLCRYFPACKKMECPFYHPKHCRFNTQCTRPDCTFYHPTITVPPRHALKWIRPQTSE; encoded by the exons atGAAGAACTTCCTGATTACATTATGGTGATGGTGGCCAACAAGAAAAGTCAGGACCAAATGACAGAGGACCTGTCCCTGTTTCTAGGGAACAACACAATTCGATTCACCGTATG gcttCATGGTGTATTAGATAAACTTCGTTCTGTAACAACTG acCCCTCTAGTCTAAAGTCTTCCGATACCAACATCTTTGATAGTAATGTACCTTCAAACAAGAGCAGTTTCAGTCGAGGAGATGAGAGAAGGCATGAAGCTGCAGTGCCACCTCTTGCAGTTTCCAGCACTAGACCTGAAAAAAGAGAATCGAGGGTTTCTACAAGTTCACAGGAGCAGAAGGCTACTAATGTCAG aCAGACTTATGATGATGGAGCTGCAACCCGACTAATGTCAACAGTGAAACCTTTGAGGGAGCCAGCACCCTCTGAAGATGTGATTGATATTAAGCCAGAACCAGATGATCTCATTGATGAAGATCTCAATTTTGTTCAGGAGAATCCCTTATCTCAGAAAAAACCTACAGTGACACTTACGTATGGTTCTTCTCGCCCTTCTATTGAAATTTATCGACCACCTGCAAGTCGAAATGCAGACAGTGGTGCTCATTTAAACAGGTTGCAGTTTCAGCAGCAGCAAAACAGTATTCATGCTGCCAAGCAACTCGATATTCAGACTAGCCGGATATATGAAACAGGACGTTTGTGTGAACCAGAAGTGCTTAACAGCTTAGAAGAGACTTATAGTCCCTTCTTCAGAAACAGCTCAGAAAAGATGAGCATTGAG GAAGAAAACTTTCGGAAGAGAAAGTTGCCTGTGGTAAGTTCAgttgttaaagtaaaaaaattcaatcatgatggagaagaggaggaggaagatgatgaTTGTGGGTCCCGTACAGGAAGCATCTCCAGCAGTGTGTCAGTGCCAGCGAAACCTGAACGGAG ACCTTCACTTCCACCTTCCAAACAAGCTAACAAGAATCTAATTTTGAAGGCTATATCTGAAGCTCAAGAATCCGTAACAAAAACAACTAACTACTCTGCAG TCTCACAGAAACAGACACTTCCAGTTGCCCCCAGAACTCGAACTTCTCAAGAAGAATTGCTAGCAGAAATGGTCCAGGGGCAAAGCAGGGCTCCCAGAATGAGTTCCCCcattaaagaagaggaaacaaaaggAGATAATATAGACAAAAGTCAAG GAACTCAACAGAGGCAATTGTTATCCCGACTGCAAATTGACCCAGTAatggcagaaactctgcagatcAGTCAAG CTGAGATGAGTGAACTGAGTGTGGCACAGAAACCAGAAAAGCTTTTGGAGCGCTGCAAGTACTGGCCTGCCTGTAAAAATGGGGATGAGTGTGCTTACCATCATCCTGTGTCGCCTTGCAA agCCTTCCCCAATTGTAAATTCGCtgaaaaatgtttgtttgttcatCCAAATTGTAAATATGATGCAAAATGTACTAAACCAGAGTGTCCCTTCACTCATATGAGTAGAAGAATTCCAGTACTGCCTCCAAAACCAG TTACAACACCAGCACCACCTTCTAGTAGTCAGCTCTGCCGTTACTTCCCTGCTTGTAAGAAAATGGAATGTCCCTTCTATCATCCAAAA CACTGTAGATTTAACACTCAGTGTACAAGACCTGACTGTACCTTTTATCATCCCACCATTACTGTACCACCACGACATGCCTTGAAATGGATTCGACCTCAAACCAG TGAATGA